A section of the Pseudanabaena mucicola str. Chao 1806 genome encodes:
- a CDS encoding tetratricopeptide repeat protein, with protein MTQDLPQDNQNNSDSDASQDFYNQGLTKAKAGDRYGAIQCFSQIIASDAELVEAYYQRGLLLFDLGDHQGAIADYNQALSLHPQYLDAYIARSMTKIAIADLNAAQADIAQALELNPKSATAHQLLGLTYKQQNQIEKAIATYKKAASLFLELRDEENCRRCIESYKPLETLLPPSQEEIFANVQQKIDQSDYTNALIDLNWLLQIEPKNARAFCLRGLVLGKLGDPQGAIKDLNQAQFLEPQNPEIRIGRGKIRVEIGDAQGAIADFNELLREYPSNSEIYINRARAYLKLKDYRTAIEDFSRSLAIDTNNPQLYCDRAEARYDFGDLKGAIADYQQAANIWFNQSSMDRYRYALARINLWQSELEKQTQEAKRKQANAAATVDLMQMPSLELQQRLLALVGGNMAIAQRLIDIAKQDHPNMPEVWYWQKVVFDLESDQK; from the coding sequence ATGACACAGGATTTACCGCAAGATAATCAAAATAATTCAGATTCAGATGCGTCTCAAGATTTTTACAATCAAGGCTTAACTAAAGCCAAGGCTGGCGATCGCTATGGAGCGATCCAATGTTTTAGTCAGATAATCGCCTCTGATGCCGAGTTGGTGGAAGCTTACTATCAAAGGGGATTATTACTATTTGATTTAGGAGATCATCAAGGAGCCATCGCGGACTATAACCAAGCCTTAAGTCTTCATCCTCAATATTTAGATGCATATATTGCACGGAGCATGACGAAAATTGCGATCGCCGATCTCAATGCGGCTCAAGCTGATATTGCCCAAGCTCTGGAACTTAACCCAAAATCAGCAACGGCGCACCAGTTACTAGGCTTGACCTACAAGCAACAAAATCAAATCGAAAAGGCGATCGCTACCTACAAAAAAGCCGCAAGTCTTTTTTTAGAACTGCGAGATGAAGAGAATTGTCGTCGTTGTATCGAAAGCTATAAACCTTTGGAGACTCTTTTACCACCATCTCAGGAGGAAATCTTCGCAAATGTTCAGCAAAAGATTGATCAGAGTGACTATACCAACGCCTTGATCGATCTCAACTGGCTATTACAAATTGAGCCCAAAAATGCTAGAGCTTTCTGTCTGCGGGGTCTAGTTTTAGGCAAACTTGGTGATCCTCAAGGAGCCATCAAGGATCTCAACCAAGCACAATTTCTAGAACCTCAGAATCCTGAAATTCGCATCGGTCGTGGCAAAATTCGGGTAGAAATCGGTGACGCGCAGGGTGCGATCGCTGATTTTAACGAGTTACTACGCGAATATCCCAGCAATAGTGAAATTTATATAAATCGCGCTAGAGCCTATCTAAAGCTTAAGGACTATCGCACAGCGATCGAAGATTTTTCGCGATCGTTAGCTATAGATACAAATAATCCCCAACTATATTGCGATCGTGCTGAAGCAAGATATGACTTTGGCGATTTGAAAGGTGCGATCGCTGACTATCAACAAGCCGCTAATATTTGGTTTAACCAGTCGAGTATGGATCGTTATCGCTATGCCCTAGCTCGCATCAATCTTTGGCAATCAGAACTAGAAAAACAAACCCAAGAGGCAAAACGTAAACAGGCAAATGCCGCCGCAACAGTCGATTTAATGCAGATGCCCAGTTTAGAATTGCAGCAACGTTTACTCGCTTTAGTTGGTGGCAATATGGCGATCGCTCAACGTCTCATCGACATTGCCAAACAAGATCACCCAAATATGCCCGAAGTTTGGTACTGGCAAAAGGTAGTTTTTGATTTAGAAAGCGATCAAAAGTAA
- a CDS encoding secretin N-terminal domain-containing protein: MSAKLNAKLSGKSKVKSLACWLLIAASCPQVLAIVPIQAQNQVSANQSNVVAVASRITDINASVTGDRLNLTLNFASSDRPQFTYSRQGKAWVALLNGAQLQLGNGNASYARANPMPGITSIEATQYAANKVKIRVNTTDPEVLKELIKRQDTPEGLVLSLETQPSAVQNSSISSTNAPETGVIPSQQNATETSKVLTAQNTTSPSSVGKPLFEPKITITSPDGKTRVAQSNETNTAPPPVANPVTPQLPGRVPGVVPPFRQLKTPPVGDIATSTAKLRPDIVDLGTAERVPRITLREAPAIEVLTLIGRVAGLSVVSAETPAAGGAAPAAGATTGLKQPVSLSIENETAQDVFNNVLRITGLEANRIGQTIFVGTKLPVTLKNLVTKSYRLNQITVGEASAYLIGLGASRVVTRQRPIPGVQTAQIGTASQAIVNIPTESVPTLETVAITPESGASPLLKGLQVIAEERGNSLTLIGSPKQVEFAEAQLARLDIRKRQVVINVRVVEINLNSGTALPNQTVTGNIDFTGGNPTITQTAGNVLGLSLTSAAPITLPTSLLATITASVTSGQGKVLTDPSLTVQEGESASISLTEKVVTENTINITAPTGGSTVPTRTQTIKTEDVGLSLNISLARVDDNGFINLSISPAVTAIIGQTNLGTGEFAGSFASILSKRTLNSGQIRLRDGQTLILSGIIRDSERQTTSKVPILGDIPILGALFRSEATTSNRSEVVIVVTPRVIDDSQNANWGYTYQPGPETQKVIDSNQRKSQ; encoded by the coding sequence ATGAGTGCCAAGTTGAATGCCAAATTGAGTGGAAAATCGAAGGTCAAGTCCTTGGCTTGCTGGTTGTTAATAGCTGCAAGTTGCCCACAGGTACTGGCGATCGTCCCAATTCAGGCGCAAAATCAAGTATCAGCTAATCAAAGTAATGTCGTTGCTGTTGCTAGCCGCATTACTGATATCAATGCCAGTGTGACAGGAGATCGCCTCAATCTCACTTTAAATTTTGCCAGTAGCGATCGACCTCAATTCACCTACTCACGTCAGGGTAAGGCATGGGTAGCATTACTAAACGGGGCGCAACTGCAACTCGGTAATGGTAATGCGAGCTATGCAAGAGCTAATCCTATGCCAGGGATCACTTCCATTGAAGCAACACAATATGCAGCTAATAAAGTCAAGATTCGCGTAAATACGACAGATCCCGAAGTACTTAAGGAACTAATTAAAAGACAGGATACTCCCGAAGGCTTGGTTTTGAGCCTAGAAACACAACCTTCAGCAGTTCAGAATAGTTCTATCTCTTCGACAAATGCTCCTGAAACAGGCGTTATCCCTAGTCAGCAGAACGCCACTGAAACAAGCAAGGTTCTGACTGCTCAAAATACTACTAGCCCATCTTCAGTTGGAAAACCATTATTTGAACCGAAGATTACTATTACCTCCCCTGATGGTAAGACTCGTGTTGCTCAATCTAACGAGACTAATACAGCACCACCACCTGTTGCCAACCCTGTGACTCCCCAATTACCTGGTCGTGTCCCAGGTGTTGTACCTCCATTCCGCCAATTAAAGACCCCTCCTGTTGGAGACATTGCAACTAGTACAGCTAAGCTCCGCCCTGATATTGTTGATCTTGGTACTGCTGAGCGTGTACCTAGGATTACTTTGCGTGAAGCTCCAGCGATCGAAGTATTGACACTAATCGGTCGTGTTGCTGGATTGAGTGTTGTTTCCGCAGAGACTCCTGCAGCGGGTGGCGCTGCACCAGCAGCAGGAGCCACTACAGGATTAAAACAGCCAGTTAGTCTTTCTATTGAGAATGAAACTGCTCAAGATGTCTTCAATAACGTTTTGAGAATTACTGGTTTAGAGGCAAACCGTATCGGTCAAACCATTTTTGTGGGTACAAAACTTCCTGTGACTTTGAAAAATCTAGTTACAAAAAGCTATCGACTCAATCAAATTACAGTTGGTGAGGCATCAGCATACTTAATTGGATTAGGAGCATCTCGTGTTGTCACTCGCCAACGTCCTATCCCTGGTGTACAGACAGCGCAAATAGGCACTGCTTCTCAAGCTATTGTTAATATCCCAACAGAGTCTGTCCCTACTTTAGAAACTGTAGCTATTACCCCTGAATCTGGGGCAAGTCCTTTGCTAAAAGGATTACAGGTAATCGCAGAAGAGAGAGGTAACTCACTGACGTTGATTGGTAGTCCCAAACAAGTTGAGTTTGCTGAAGCACAGCTAGCTCGCTTAGATATTCGCAAACGTCAAGTTGTTATAAATGTGAGGGTTGTGGAAATTAATCTTAATAGTGGTACTGCACTGCCCAATCAAACCGTCACTGGAAATATTGATTTTACGGGAGGTAATCCTACTATAACACAGACTGCTGGAAATGTTTTAGGATTGAGTCTTACTAGTGCAGCGCCTATTACTCTTCCAACTTCTCTCTTGGCAACTATTACCGCCTCGGTTACTAGCGGTCAGGGTAAGGTATTGACGGATCCTAGTTTAACTGTGCAAGAGGGTGAAAGCGCCAGTATTAGCTTAACCGAAAAAGTAGTTACCGAGAATACAATAAATATTACAGCACCTACAGGAGGATCTACCGTACCAACAAGAACACAGACAATTAAAACAGAAGATGTGGGACTATCTCTAAACATTAGTCTTGCTCGTGTTGATGATAATGGTTTTATCAACCTGTCAATTTCTCCAGCCGTGACAGCAATCATTGGGCAAACGAATTTAGGTACAGGTGAGTTTGCTGGTAGCTTTGCATCTATTTTATCGAAGAGAACTCTTAACTCTGGACAAATCCGCCTACGAGATGGGCAGACTTTAATTCTTTCAGGTATCATTAGAGACTCAGAGCGTCAGACAACTTCTAAAGTTCCAATTCTTGGAGATATTCCAATTCTCGGTGCACTTTTCCGAAGTGAAGCAACAACCAGTAATCGGAGTGAAGTAGTCATTGTTGTCACTCCACGTGTCATTGATGATAGTCAGAATGCGAACTGGGGTTATACCTATCAACCTGGTCCAGAAACTCAGAAGGTAATTGATAGCAATCAACGTAAGTCTCAGTAA